Within Claveliimonas bilis, the genomic segment GCACGATTGGAGAGATCGTAATGGATGAGCTGAAAAAACTGGATGAAGTGGCCTATGTCAGATTCGCTTCCGTATATCGTGAATTTAAAGATGTCAACACATTCATGGATGAAATAAAGAAAATTCTGGATCGGGGAAATGCTTAAGAAATGAATTGCGTATCCCCGGGGAAAGTGATAAGATAAAAGAAGAAGCATGAAATGGCTTCTTCTTTTGTTATAAAAATTTCAATGGAAATTCAGATAGATTGGGTGAGTGATATGAGAAACTATAAGCTGACGATTGCCTATGACGGCAGCCGTTACCAGGGATGGCAGCGGCAGGCGACCACAGACAATACGATCCAGTATATCATAGAGTGGAGCCTTGGAAAAATTGTGGGATACCGGGTTCAGGTGGACGGATCCGGGAGGACAGACAGCGGCGTACACGCCAGAGGACAGGTGGCCAGTGTAAAGTTGTCAGGACTCTACGATCCGGAAGAATTGAAGGAATCTCTGAATCGCTATCTGCCGGAAGATATCCGTATCTTGAAAGTAGAGCTGGTGAAAAACAATTTCCACGCCCGAAAAAGCGCAAAGGGAAAAAAGTATGAATACTATATTGACTGCAGGGAGAAGCCGGATGTATTTTCCCGCAGATATTGTTATCATTATCCCGAAAAACTGGATATAGAGGCAATGAGAGATGCGACAAAATATCTGATCGGTGTCAAGAATTTTGTCAGTTTTACAGATAATAAAGATACAAATGATACCGTACGTAAAATTTATAATATCAAGATCGTACGTTCCGGAGAAAAGGTGCGGATTACCTACTATGGTTCGGGATTTTTGTATCATATGGTGCGGATCCTGACAGGAACGCTGCTGGAAGTGGGGACAGGCAGGAGAGATGCATCCAAGCTTCCGGTAGTGATCGCAGCGGAGGACAGAAGTCTTGCCGGATTCCTTGCTCCGGCCAGGGGATTGTTTTTAAGAAAAGTATATTATTAACTGCCGCCTGCCACAGGCAGATACGACAGAAGGGAGAACAAAAGATGAAATTTGTTTCATGGAATGTAAATGGGATCCGCGCGTGTGTGCAGAAAGGCTTCATGGATTTTTTTAAAGAAGCGGACGCAGATATTTTCTGTATACAGGAGACAAAAATGCAGGAGGGACAGCTTGTCCTTGAAACACCGGGATATCACCAGTATTGGAACTATGCGGTGAAGAAGGGGTATTCCGGCACAGCGGTATTTACCAGGGAGGAACCCATTTCTGTATCCTATGGAATCGGAATAGAAGAGCACGATCAGGAAGGCCGGGTAATCACTCTGGAGTTTCCTGACTACTATTTTATTACGGTATATACTCCCAATTCACAGAATGAGCTGGCCAGGCTGCCGTATCGGATGCATTGGGAAGAAGATTTCCTGGCTTATCTGAAGAAGCTGGAAGAGAAAAAGCCGGTTGTTTTCTGTGGAGATCTGAATGTGGCTCATAAGGAGATCGATCTGAAAAATCCTAAGACAAACCGAAAGAATGCAGGTTTTACTGACGAGGAGAGGGAGAAATTTACCGCCCTTCTGGATGCAGGATTCATTGATACCTTCCGTTATTTTTATCCGGATCAGGAGGGTATTTATTCCTGGTGGTCCTACCGGTTTAAAGCAAGAGAGAAGAATGCAGGGTGGCGCATTGACTATTTCTGTGTGTCTGCATGCCTGGAAAACCGTTTGAAAAGTGCGGAAATATTGACGGATATCATGGGCTCGGATCACTGCCCGGTTGTATTGGAGATGGAGTAGATATGAAAATAGAACGCGAACATACAGCAGCAATTGTAATTGATTACCAGGAAAAACTGGTTCCGGCAATGTCGGGAAAAGAAGGTCTCATCGAAAATTCATCGATCCTTCTTGCAGGACTTTGCACTTTGGATGTGCCTGTATTTCTGACCCAGCAGTATACCAGGGGGCTGGGTACGACTGTAAAGGAGATCAGGGAGGCTGCCCGGACAGAGGAATTTGTGGAGAAGATCCGCTTCAGCGCTTATGAAGATGTTCTAAAAGAATGTCCGTCCATACAGGAGAAGAAATATATTATCCTGTGCGGAATAGAGGCCCATATTTGTGTGCTGCAGACTTTGATCGATCTGCGCGCGCACGGATATATTCCGGTTCTTGTGACAGACTGCATTTCCAGCAGAAAAGATACAGACAAAGAGATGGCGATTCTGCGCGCACAGGAGGAAGGAGCTGTGCTGACAACATATGAAGCCCTGCTTTTTGAGCTTCTCGGTGCTGCAGGCACAGAGGAGAGTAAAAAGATCCAGAGGCTGGTAAAATAAAGAGAAGAAAAGGGAGGGTATATCATCAGATATACCCTCCGTCTATTCCTATGATCTGTCCGGTGAGATAATCGGGAGCTTGGGAAAGATCCCAGACAAGCCGGGCGACTTCTTCAGGGCGGCCGAATCTGCCGGAAGGGATATCTTCTTCCAGCGCCTGCCGTTCCCTGGCGTCCAACTGGCTGTTCATGGCAGTATCAATGACGCCGCATGCGACAGCGTTTACCTGAATGTTGCTGGGGGCCAGCTCTTTTGCCAGCGCCCGTGTCAGACCGTGCACTCCTGATTTGGAAGCGGAATAGGCAGCTTCGCAGGAAGCGCCGCTGGTTCCCCACATGGAAGAAATATTGATGATCCGACCCTGTTTTCTTGTTATCATAGGGGGAACGGCACTGCGGCAGCAATAAAATACAGAAGAAAGATTTGTGTTGATAATATCCTGCCACTGCTGATCAGTCATATCCGTGAGAAGCCCGATGTGGGCGATGCCGGCGTTGTTGATGAGAACATCCAGGCAGGGACATATCTGATAAATTGCATCAAAAATCTGCCGCACATCTTCGGGGTTCCCCACATCACCGGGGAGAATCGTGCAGCTTCCGGGAGTTTCGCTTTGGATCTTCTTTTCTACTTCCTGAAGCTCCAGGAAAGAGCGGCGGCAGTTGAGAAAAATATGCCATCCCATACGGGCAAAAAGAAGGGCGCATGCTCTTCCGATGCCGCGGGAAGCCCCGGTAATCAACACAAAATGTTCGGCAGAAGAAGTGTATGTTTTCATATGACAGCTCCTTTTTGAAAAAATCAGAAGGGCAGCAGAAGGATCTGCTGTCCAATATATAACATAGTAACACATTTTGACGGGAAATTCATCTGATTGCAGGTCATTTATGCGTTGCTATTTATCAGTACAGGTGCTATGATGTAGGCATGTAAAGTGGATTCAGAGGATGAAAAAGAGGTATGAATATGATAGAGCGGGCAATTCAATTTGCGACAAAGGCGCATGAGGGACAGCTAAGGAAAGGCACAAGACGTCCTTATATCGTCCATCCGATTGAAGTGGGAGAAATCGTGGCAGGAATGACGAAGGATGAAGAAATTATCAGCGCTGCAGTGCTGCATGATACCATAGAGGATTGTGAGGGGGTCACGGCAGATGTCCTGGCGCTGGAATTTTCCCCCAGAGTAGCCGGTATGGTGCTGGGGGAGAGCGAAGATAAATCAAAGACATGGATGGAAAGGAAAAGCGCAACCATCCATTCAATCGGACAGGCCCCAAGAGAGGTGCAGATGATCGCTCTGGCAGATAAACTGTCAAATATGAGAGACATTGACAGGGATTACCCTAAAGTCGGGGAAGACCTTTGGAACCGTTTTCGCATGAAAGATAAAAAGATGATCGGCTGGTATTACAAAGGAATAAGAGATGCGCTCCAGTCTGTGTTTGCGGAGGAAGCTGCATTTCAGGAATACTGTGCGTTGATTGAAAAGAATTTTGAATGATTTTAAGGGAACATGGCAGTGTGCAAAGAAGTGATGCGGTTTAGGCTGCGTCTTTCTTTGCGTATTGATGTGAAAGGCAAGATATGCCGGGAAGGGAGAGTATTTTTTTGAAACAGAACATAGTTACGAGAGACAGAATCCTGATTTTGATTTCGGGATTTTTTTATTTTGCAAGTCCTATGCTTGTGACGCCTCTTATTACAGGATTTTCGGAAAATTTGGGCGCAAGTGCGGCCTTGATGGGAGTGATCGGAGGACTCATGAATATTTGTTCCCTTTTTTGCCGCCCTTTTGTTGGAAATCTTACTGATAAAATCAGTAAATATAAGCTGTCTTTTATTGGTGCAGTATTAATGACAGCGGCCAGTGTGGGATACGCAGCCGCACAGTCGCCTCTTTTTATTGTGGCAGCCAGAATTGTAAATGGAATAGGTTTTTCCCTTTGCTCTGTCTGTATTTCCACCTGGATGTACACGCTGCTCCCGAAAGAAAAGATTGGTTCCGGAATGGGAATTTACGGCGCTATGAACGCACTGGCGATGGCGGCGGCTTTTATGGCGGGCGGTTATGGGATGATGTGTTCAGCCTGTCAGTCAAAGGCCATTCTTCTTGCCGGAGAAGGAAAAAGAGGGCTGGCAAACAGTACGTATTATATTGGACTGGATCTGGGAATGTCTCTTGGGCCTATGCTTGGAGGAGTGCTGTATGGAAAAGTGAGCATTCAGATGTTTTATCCGGTGCTTGCCCTGACGGTACCTCTGGGACTTGCTGTTTACCGGATCAATCGCCGAAGTCTTTCTCCATAAGATAATTTGTAAGTGAAACACCCATGCGCATCACCGTCTGCTCCTTTACCACGCGGTAACCACGTTTTTCAAAAAAAGGACGGGCGGTGATGGAAGCGTGGGTCGTAATAAGGGGTACCTGGACGGCAGATTCCAGAGCATCACAGATAGTGGAGGCAATGCCACGGCGCTGGAAATCTTTGTGGATATACAGTCTGTCCAGGTACCCCTTTTTATCTATGTCTCCGAATCCGATAATGGTACCGCCTTCAGCAGCCACAAATGTTTTATGCTCCAAAAGAGAAGTATTCCAGGCTTCGAAAGAAGCAGTGCCGCCTGTCCAGGCATCCAGCTGCTGCGGAGTATAGTCTTTGGCATTTACAGAGTGAACGGTATGATAAAACAATTCTAAAATTTCTTTTAAATCAGAAGGCTGATATTCTCTTAAAATCATGGATCAAATCTCCTTATCAATAAAAACGGTACCGGTGTACACTGACGCTGCTATTATATAGGCTTTGTTTTCTTTCTGCAAGGGAGGAAAGAAAAATGTGCCGGGATTCTGGAAAAATGAAAATTATGTGATAGAATGTCGTTAGGCAGGATGGCAAATTTTCAGAGGAAGGGAGGATGAAATATGCAGGATCAATATGGCAGAGAGATCAATTATTTGAGGATATCTATTACGGACAGATGCAATCTGCGCTGCCGGTACTGTATGCCGGAAGGAATTAAGACGGTTTCCATGGCTGAAATCCTCACTTATGAAGAAATTATAATGGTTGTTCAGTGTGCGGCCAGGCTGGGAATCCGGCACATTAAAGTGACAGGCGGCGAACCCCTCGTAAGAAAAGGCTGTGCCGGACTTATCAGACGTCTTAAGGAAGTTCCCGGTATTGAGACTGTGACGCTGACAACAAACGGGATCCTTCTTGCCGAACATCTGGAGGCTTTGAAAGAAGCCGGAGTGGACGGAATCAATATCAGCATGGACACAAGGGACAGAGAGCTTTTTCGCATGATCACCGGCGGCGGAGAGATAAAAACGGTGCTTCAGGCGGTGGAGAAAGCGCTGCATATCGGGGTGAAAGTTAAGATAAATGCAGTTTCTTTGGATTGGGAGAAAATGGCGGAAGAAGGCGGATTTCCAAAACCGGATCAGAGCGCCGGATGGATCGGGATGACAAAGCTTGCAAAAGAGATGCCGGTGGATGTACGTTTCATAGAAATGATGCCCATCGGCCTTGGAAAGAGTATCCAGTCCATGAGTCATAAGGAGCTGCTGGAGCAGATGAAGAAACGGTATCCCGATATGGAGGAAAGCCCCGGGGTTCACGGATGCGGCCCGGCCAGATATTATCATATTCCCGGATTTCTTGGAGATATCGGATTTATCAGTGCCATTCACGGGAAGTTTTGCCAGGATTGCAACAGGGTGAGGCTGACGGCACAGGGATATTTGAAAACCTGTCTTTGCTATGAAGACGGAATAGATCTGAAACATATTCTGCGCTCTTTGGATGAGGCGGCGTGCAGGGAAGAAAACATAGAAGAAGCAATCAGAAATGCGGTGTGGGAAAAGGCGTGTGCTCATTGCTTTGAGAAACCGTCAGATATGACAGAAGAAAATCCCATGTCATCAATAGGAGGATAACAGACAATGGAACAATTGAAGGGAACAGTAAAGGCAATCTGTATCAGTACGGTACGCGGCGTGGAAAAAAAGGCAGTCTCATCTGCCCGCTTTATAAAAGATTTTGGAATAGAAGGGGATGCCCATGCAGGAAAGTGGCACCGCCAGGTGAGCCTTTTGTCCTATGACCGGGTAAAAGAGTTTAATCAAAGAGGAGCGGGAGTAGAGGACGGAGCTTTTGGAGAAAATCTTGTAGTAGAAGGGCTGGATTTTGCGGCGCTTCCGGTAGGAACTATGCTCTACTGTGGCCCGGTGGAATTGAAGATCACTCAGATTGGAAAGGAATGCCATTCCCATTGCGCTATTTATCAGAGAATGGGTGAATGTATCATGCCTACCCAGGGAGTGTTTGCAGAAGTGATAAAAGGCGGAGAGCTTCGCCCGGGAGAAGAAATGCAGGCAAAGCTTCCGCAGCAGATCAGTTAAGTTCATTAAGAATACCAGGCAGAAATCAGAAGAGTGTTTCACGCTCACCTTCTATCAGCAAAGCCTGATGGTCAGTGAGAAGTTTTAAGTTTAAAGAGTGAGAGAACTCTTCTTCGATGTTCTGTGCTTCCTTTCCAAGAAAGGAACCTTTGTAGTGGGGAACCACATAGAAAGGAACAAGGCCAAGGCCGGAATGATCCGTTAACCGGGGAGCTGCTTCAGGTGCATCCATGGCGGCGGAATAGCCGATATCCGGCGAGGTGATAATAGCGCCGGCGGACTCTCCGATATACAGCTTTCCCTTTTCCACTTCACGGATCAGGAGTTTGTCTGTTCCGGTCCTTTTCATTTCCTGCAAAAGGAAGAAGGTATTTCCGCCGGAGACAAACAGAAAGTCACTTTCAGACAGAGTGCGGTCGATCACTTCATAGGGAGCAGAAGAAATTTCCAGCTTGACAGGGATCAGCCCCATATTGGACAAAGTAAGCATTTCAGCCTGGATCATATCGCCGCTGTTTTCGACAAGAGCGGCGGTGGGGATATAGGCAATGGTCTTTCCCTTTAGCTTTGGCTCTGCCTTTTTTAGAATATGAGTGACGTTTTGAAACAGGGATACAAGAAGTAATTTTTTCATACAGTCTCCTCTCTTTCTTTACTAAACCTATCATAGCGCAGGAAAAAAGGATATGCAAACTTTTGTTGGTCGGGGGAAAAGGGATGTGATATAATTTATATAAATTATGTACTTTTTAGTGGTTTGTTTACTTTTATCGGCAGAAAGTGAGAGGACATATGATTATCAGTGCAAGCAGAAGGACAGATATTCCGGCGCTGTATCCGCAGTGGTTTATGAACCGTTTGCTGGCGGAAGAAATTCTGGTGCCAAGTCCTTATAACAGAAAAAAAGTAAGCCGTATTCGTCTGTCTCCGCAGACAGTGGACTGCTTTGTGTTCTGGACCAAAAATCCGGAACCTATGCTGCCGTATCTGCGGATGATCGATCAGCTGGGATATTCCTATTACTTTGAAATGACAGTGACGGATTATGAAAAGGAGATTGAACCGGGACTGCCGACGACAGAGGACTCCATTGCCACCTTTATTCTGTTAAGTGAAAGGCTGGGGAAAAAGCGCGTGGATTTCCGCTTTGATCCTATTCTCCTGACAGAGAAATATTCGCTATCCTATCATATTGAAAAGTTTGATATGCTCTGTGAATGGCTTCACAAATATACTACGCGCTGTATTTTCAGTTTTGTGGATTCATATAAGGGATGTCCTTTTCAGGAAATGGAGGAGGAAGAGAAAATAGAAGTGGCGCAGGGACTTGCAAAAATAGCGGCGAAATACAATCTGCCATTATATACCTGTGCTGAAAAGATGAATCTGGAATCATTAGGAATCAGGCATGCCGCCTGCATTGACCGGAAGAAAGCGGAGGAAGTTGCAGGATATAAGCTGGACTTAAAGAAGGACAAGGGTCAGCGGCCGGAGTGCGGATGTTGTGAAAGTATTGATATAGGCATGTATGATACCTGCGTCCATGGATGCAGATACTGTTATGCGACGGCCAGTCTTTTCAGTGCGAAAAATAAAAAGAAGGAACATGATCCGGAATCTCCCATTTTAATAGGGAATCTCCGGGGAGATGAAACGATCACAGACCGGGAAATGAGATCCAGCCGCGACAATCAGCTGTCATTGTTTGATTTTATGTAGTAGGAAAAGAAAGGACAGGAAGAAGAATGACACATTCAGAAAAAGTATCATGGCTCATCCAACAGCTCATCAAAGAAAATCCAGGATATCATGCAGTCGGTGAACCCGTAGATGAGAGGGGAAAACGAAGGCTGCTAAGAAGTCTGATGAATGTCCGGTGGCCGAAGGAAGCGGATGAAGAAGTTCTGAAGATCCAGGATGAACTGCTTCAGGAGGAGCTTCAGGAAAAGGGTATTATTTATATAGAAGAGATTCCTGTTATTGCAAAGCTATACCCCTGCAGCAGCGTAAAAAACGGGGACCGTATTTCCCTTTGGCAGGGAGATATTACAAGGCTTGCGGCGGACGCCATAGTCAATGCGGCAAATTCACAGCTGCTGGGATGTTTTGTGCCCTGCCATGGCTGTATTGACAATGCTATTCACTCGGCAGCAGGTATTCAGCTTAGAAATGAATGCGCCAGGCTGATGGAAGAGCAGGGACACGATGAGCCCACCGGAAAAGCGAAGATCACTTTGGGATACAATCTTCCGGCAAAGCATGTGATCCATACGGTAGGACCGATCGTTGGGGTGAAAGTGACAAAACAGCAGGAAGAAGAGCTGAAATCCTGCTATCTTAGCTGCCTTCGGACTGCCGAAAAAAATCATCTTGATTCGATCGCGTTTTGCTGTATTTCTACCGGAGAGTTCCATTTTCCAAATAAATTGGCGGCGCAGATCGCAGTAGAGACAGTTGATAAATATTTATCCGGCTCTGGTATGAAAAGAGTAATATTTAACGTGTTTAAAGATGAGGATTTGCATATTTATCAGAAATTATTTCGATAAAAACGGATAAAGAGAACTGCTTCTTTCTGAAGTTCTTAAGAGTTTGTGAAAATTCGGTGAATATCTTGACAAAAAAGGCCTGGCTGGCTATGATTATCAATAGCTTATGAAGAGAAAGGCTGTGAAGAAGAGGAGTACACAGGAGAAGCCGTCCGAAAAGAGAGAACTGTCCTCAGGCTGAAAGACAGTTTGGAAGAGGAACTGTGGAAGGTAGCTTTGGAGCCGGACAGCTGAACCGATAGGAGATCAGATTATATGAGAGAAGTAAGCTGTCACGAAGTCGTTCCCGTTAAAGAACATGATGAGAAATGCAGAAGCATAAAGTTTTCTGTATAATAAATGAAGGTGGTACCGCGGAGAATGATTCGCCCTTTGCTGTAAGTGAGGGGTGATTTTTTATTCAATAGGAAACTCTGATTGTAAGACACAGGCTAAGTAAGCCGGCCTCTCATGGAACTGAAACAGACAGTCTGTAGTATCTGAAATTTGCACAGACCACATTATGAGGAGGAAACACATGAGCCAGAATCTGGAAAAAACCTACAATCCAAAAGAGATTGAACCAAAACTTTATGACAAATGGTGTGAGAACAAATATTTTCATGCAGAAGTAGACAGAAGCAGAAAACCGTTTACAACCGTAATGCCCCCTCCGAATATAACCGGAAAGCTTCATATGGGGCACGCGCTGGACAATACACTGCAGGATATCCTGATCCGCTATAAGAGAATGCAGGGATATAATACCCTCTGGATCCCGGGAACGGACCATGCAGCAATTTCTACCGAGGTGAAGGTTACGAATCAGCTGAAGGAAGAGGGAATTGACAAAAAAGAGCTGGGAAGAGAAAAATTCCTGGAGAGAACCTGGCAGTGGAAAGAAGAATATGCAGGAACGATCGAAGGGCAGTTGAAGAAACTGGGCGTATCCTGCGACTGGGACAGAGAGCGTTTTACCATGGATGAAGGATGTTCCAAAGCAGTAGAGGAAGTATTTATCAGCCTGTATGAGAAAGGCTATATCTATAAAGGATCCAGGATCATTAACTGGTGTCCGGTATGTAAAACTTCTCTTTCTGATGCGGAAGTAGAGCATGAGGAACAGGACGGACATTTCTGGCATATCAAATATCCGATCATCGGCACAGATGATTATCTGGAAATTGCAACCACACGTCCGGAGACAATGCTGGGAGATACTGCTATCGCTGTACATCCGGATGACGACCGTTACAAAGATATTGTAGGAAAGAAATGTCTCCTGCCGCTGACAGACCGGGAAATCCCGATTGTTGCGGATTCCTATGTAGACCGGGAGTTCGGTACAGGTGCAGTGAAGATCACGCCGGCCCATGACCCTAACGACTTTGAAGTTGGAAAGCGCCATAATCTGCCGGAGATCAACATTATGAATGATGACGCCACCATCAATGAGCAGTACGGCGGAAAATATGCCGGAATGGATCGGTATGAAGCAAGAAAGGCTATGGTGAAAGACCTGGAGGAGCAGGGATATCTTGTAAAAGTAGAGCCTCATTCTCACAATGTCGGAACTCATGACCGCTGTCATACAACGGTAGAGCCGCTTATCAAGCAGCAGTGGTTTGTTAAGATGGATGAACTTGCAAAACCGGCCATCGAGGCAGTAAAAAACGGAGATCTGAAATTTGTGCCGGAGCGGTTTGACAAGATTTATCTTCACTGGCTGGAGAATATCCGCGACTGGTGTATTTCCCGGCAGATCTGGTGGGGACACAGGATTCCGGCGTACTACTGCGACGAGTGCGGCGAAGTAGTCGTATCAAGAGGAATGCCGGATAAATGTCCGAAGTGCGGATGCACTCACTTTACTCAGGATGAGGATACACTGGATACCTGGTTCAGCTCTGCGCTGTGGCCCTTCTCTACACTGGGGTGGCCCGAAAAGAACGAGGATCTTGATTATTTCTATCCTACAGATGTGCTGGTAACGGGATATGATATCATTTTCTTCTGGGTGATCCGCATGGTATTTTCCGGATATGCCCATACCGGAAAATCTCCGTTCCATACTGTATTTATTCATGGCTTGGTACGGGATTCCCAGGGACGTAAGATGAGTAAATCTTTAGGAAACGGTATCGATCCGCTGGAAATTATCGATCAGTATGGAGCTGATGCTCTCCGTATGACTCTGGTAACAGGAAACGCGCCTGGAAACGACATGCGTTTTTACAATGAGAGAGTAGAGGCAAGCCGTAATTTTGCCAATAAAGTATGGAATGCATCCAGATTCATTCTTATGAATATGGAAGGGAAAGAGATTCAAAAGCCAGATCAGGAAAGTCTGATGCCGGCCGATTGCTGGATCATGTCAAAATGCAACAAGCTGATCCATGATGTGACAGAGAATATGGACAAATTCGAGCTTGGGATCGCACTTCAGAAAGTCTATGATTTTATCTGGGATGAATTTTGCGACTGGTACATTGAATTTGTAAAACAGAGAATGTACGATGCCAAGGAGAATCCGAAGTCTGCAGGGGCTGCTCTCTGGGTGCTTCGCGAGGTGCTGAAAAATGCGTTGAAGCTTCTGCATCCGTTCATGCCTTTTGTGACAGAAGAAATTTACAGCAAACTGATTCCGGAAGAAGAATCTCTTATGATGTCCAAATGGCCGGAATACAGAGAAGACTGGGATTTCCCGCAGGCAGAAAATATTGTGGAACATCTCAAGAGACTGGCAACCGGTGTGCGTAACGTTCGTGCGGAAATGAATGTGCCGGCCGGAAGGAAGATCAAGATCTATGTTGTCAGTGAAGATCAGAAGCTGCGGGAAGGCTTTGAACTTTTAAAAGATGCAGTGCTTCGTCTGGCAAATGCAAGTGAATTTATTGTACAGAAGGACAAAGACGGAATTGCAGAGGACGCTATGTCTGTAGTGATTCCGGATGCAACAGCATACCTTCCTCTTGAAGATATGATTGATTTTGAACAGGAGCTGGAGCGTCTTACAAAAGAAGAAGAGCGCCTTAAAAAGGAGATTGCCCGTTCCAACGGTATGCTGAATAATGAAAAATTTGTCAGCAAAGCGCCGGAGGCAAAGGTGCAGGAAGAGCGGGACAAACTGGAGAAATATGAGCAGATGATGGCGCAGGTGCAGGAAAGACTTACAGGTTTAAAGGCTAAAATGTCCTAACAGTTTTACAAAAGGACCAGATATATTATAAAAAAGGCAAGGGATGACAATGAAAAAAATTCATTTGAAAAAGCCGGATATCAAAGGCACTTTTTCGAAATTGAGACATTTAAAAAAGGAAGATATAAAGGAATGGCACCGGAAGAAGAAAGAACGCCGGGAGCGGATACTGGAAGAGCGGCGGAACGGCCCTTTTGCCCGGAAGATGCAGCCAATCTATGCTTTTATGAACAGAATTTCATTGTTGCTTCATGCCTTTTGGGCGTGTGTGATCAATTTCATCATAGAGGCCATTTCAAGGCATTCTGTCTTTGAGGCCTGGGATTATATGGTGGGATCGCCGCTGGTATTTCTTTACAATGCCTTTATGATCTTTATGACCTTCACTGTGGTCTATCTGGTGCGAAGAAGGGTCTTTGCCAGAATCATCATCAGCGTACTCTGGCTTGTGCTGGGAGTCGCCAACGGCTATATGCTGATCAAGAGGGTAACGCCCTTTAACGCCCAGGATCTGAAAGTAGCAGGAGATGCAGTGTCTCTTATCAATAATTATTTTGACCCCATCGAGCTGATCGTGCTTGTCATAGGTATTGTGGCGGTTGTTCTCTGGGTTGTTTCCATGTGGCGCCGGGGCGGACAATATGAAGGCAAAATGCATCGTATTGCAGCTCTTATAGGTATTGCAGCTTGTTTCGGACTTTATACTTTTGTTTCGCAGGCGGCGCTTGATAAACGGGTTGTATCCAACTATTTTGGAAATATTGCTTTTGCCTATGAAGATTATGGTCTTCCCTACTGTTTTATGGCGAGTCTGTTTAATACCGGAATTGACGAACCTAACGGATACAGTGAAGAGACAATTGCGGAAATCAGCAATAACGGAGAACTTACAAAAAGTGAGACAGGCCGCTCGGATGAAGAGCTTCCCAATATCATTTTTATCCAGCTGGAATCTTATTTTGATGTAGATGAGGCGGAATTTTTCACTACATCTGAGGATGCCTCTCCGAATCTTCACGCCATGTTTAAAGAATATTCGTCTGGATATTTCAAGGTGCCATCCGTGGGAG encodes:
- the truA gene encoding tRNA pseudouridine(38-40) synthase TruA — encoded protein: MRNYKLTIAYDGSRYQGWQRQATTDNTIQYIIEWSLGKIVGYRVQVDGSGRTDSGVHARGQVASVKLSGLYDPEELKESLNRYLPEDIRILKVELVKNNFHARKSAKGKKYEYYIDCREKPDVFSRRYCYHYPEKLDIEAMRDATKYLIGVKNFVSFTDNKDTNDTVRKIYNIKIVRSGEKVRITYYGSGFLYHMVRILTGTLLEVGTGRRDASKLPVVIAAEDRSLAGFLAPARGLFLRKVYY
- the xth gene encoding exodeoxyribonuclease III, producing MKFVSWNVNGIRACVQKGFMDFFKEADADIFCIQETKMQEGQLVLETPGYHQYWNYAVKKGYSGTAVFTREEPISVSYGIGIEEHDQEGRVITLEFPDYYFITVYTPNSQNELARLPYRMHWEEDFLAYLKKLEEKKPVVFCGDLNVAHKEIDLKNPKTNRKNAGFTDEEREKFTALLDAGFIDTFRYFYPDQEGIYSWWSYRFKAREKNAGWRIDYFCVSACLENRLKSAEILTDIMGSDHCPVVLEME
- a CDS encoding isochorismatase family protein, whose translation is MKIEREHTAAIVIDYQEKLVPAMSGKEGLIENSSILLAGLCTLDVPVFLTQQYTRGLGTTVKEIREAARTEEFVEKIRFSAYEDVLKECPSIQEKKYIILCGIEAHICVLQTLIDLRAHGYIPVLVTDCISSRKDTDKEMAILRAQEEGAVLTTYEALLFELLGAAGTEESKKIQRLVK
- the ymfI gene encoding elongation factor P 5-aminopentanone reductase — encoded protein: MKTYTSSAEHFVLITGASRGIGRACALLFARMGWHIFLNCRRSFLELQEVEKKIQSETPGSCTILPGDVGNPEDVRQIFDAIYQICPCLDVLINNAGIAHIGLLTDMTDQQWQDIINTNLSSVFYCCRSAVPPMITRKQGRIINISSMWGTSGASCEAAYSASKSGVHGLTRALAKELAPSNIQVNAVACGVIDTAMNSQLDARERQALEEDIPSGRFGRPEEVARLVWDLSQAPDYLTGQIIGIDGGYI
- a CDS encoding HD domain-containing protein, which encodes MIERAIQFATKAHEGQLRKGTRRPYIVHPIEVGEIVAGMTKDEEIISAAVLHDTIEDCEGVTADVLALEFSPRVAGMVLGESEDKSKTWMERKSATIHSIGQAPREVQMIALADKLSNMRDIDRDYPKVGEDLWNRFRMKDKKMIGWYYKGIRDALQSVFAEEAAFQEYCALIEKNFE
- a CDS encoding MFS transporter — encoded protein: MKQNIVTRDRILILISGFFYFASPMLVTPLITGFSENLGASAALMGVIGGLMNICSLFCRPFVGNLTDKISKYKLSFIGAVLMTAASVGYAAAQSPLFIVAARIVNGIGFSLCSVCISTWMYTLLPKEKIGSGMGIYGAMNALAMAAAFMAGGYGMMCSACQSKAILLAGEGKRGLANSTYYIGLDLGMSLGPMLGGVLYGKVSIQMFYPVLALTVPLGLAVYRINRRSLSP
- a CDS encoding GNAT family N-acetyltransferase encodes the protein MILREYQPSDLKEILELFYHTVHSVNAKDYTPQQLDAWTGGTASFEAWNTSLLEHKTFVAAEGGTIIGFGDIDKKGYLDRLYIHKDFQRRGIASTICDALESAVQVPLITTHASITARPFFEKRGYRVVKEQTVMRMGVSLTNYLMEKDFGD
- the moaA gene encoding GTP 3',8-cyclase MoaA, yielding MQDQYGREINYLRISITDRCNLRCRYCMPEGIKTVSMAEILTYEEIIMVVQCAARLGIRHIKVTGGEPLVRKGCAGLIRRLKEVPGIETVTLTTNGILLAEHLEALKEAGVDGINISMDTRDRELFRMITGGGEIKTVLQAVEKALHIGVKVKINAVSLDWEKMAEEGGFPKPDQSAGWIGMTKLAKEMPVDVRFIEMMPIGLGKSIQSMSHKELLEQMKKRYPDMEESPGVHGCGPARYYHIPGFLGDIGFISAIHGKFCQDCNRVRLTAQGYLKTCLCYEDGIDLKHILRSLDEAACREENIEEAIRNAVWEKACAHCFEKPSDMTEENPMSSIGG
- a CDS encoding MOSC domain-containing protein, with translation MEQLKGTVKAICISTVRGVEKKAVSSARFIKDFGIEGDAHAGKWHRQVSLLSYDRVKEFNQRGAGVEDGAFGENLVVEGLDFAALPVGTMLYCGPVELKITQIGKECHSHCAIYQRMGECIMPTQGVFAEVIKGGELRPGEEMQAKLPQQIS